Proteins from a single region of Symphalangus syndactylus isolate Jambi chromosome 12, NHGRI_mSymSyn1-v2.1_pri, whole genome shotgun sequence:
- the LOC134734784 gene encoding large ribosomal subunit protein eL29-like, whose product MAKSKNHTTHNQSPKWHRNGIKKARLQRYESLKGVDPKFLRNMGFAKKCNKKGLKKMQANNAKAMSAHAEAIKALIKPKEIKPKMPKGVSCKLNQFAYITHPKLGKRACAHIAKGLRLCGPKAKAKDQTKAQAAAPASVSVQAPKDAQAPTKTSELRSLSANVRTEGLV is encoded by the coding sequence ATGGCCAAGTCCAAGAACCATACCACACACAACCAGTCCCCAAAATGGCACAGAAATGGCATCAAGAAAGCCCGATTGCAAAGATATGAATCTCTTAAGGGGGTGGACCCCAAGTTCCTGAGGAACATGGGCTTTGCCAAGAAGTGCAACAAGAAGGGCCTAAAGAAGATGCAGGCCAACAATGCCAAGGCCATGAGTGCACATGCTGAGGCTATCAAGGCCCTCATAAAGCCAAAGGAGATTAAGCCCAAGATGCCAAAGGGTGTCAGCTGCAAGCTCAATCAATTTGCCTACATTACCCACCCCAAGCTTGGGAAGCGTGCTTGTGCCCACATTGCCAAGGGGCTCAGGTTGTGTGGGCCAAAAGCCAAAGCCAAGGATCAAACCAAGGCCCAGGCTGCAGCTCCAGCTTCAGTTTCAGTTCAGGCTCCCAAAGATGCCCAGGCCCCTACAAAGACTTCAGAGTTGAGATCTCTGTCTGCCAACGTGAGGACAGAAGGACTGGTGTGA